Below is a window of Clostridia bacterium DNA.
GTCATTTTTACGCGCATGATATAGCGGTCATCCCCACAATGTTTAACCATCGACGGATAATAAGTGAACTGAATTTTACAACCCTTGACAGACACACTTTGCGCCCATCTGGTCAGAACGCCGTGGAAAACACTATGATATTCTCTGGTGAAATCGTAATCATTTTCGCCTGCAATTGCAAACGGTGCTTCGTATATATGCTTCGGAATGCTTTCTAAAATAACAGGATACTCAGCCATGTTCGCAGGATAATCCGCTGCATGCATTTCAACAGATTCGTTTACTGCAACACTATTCACATACGATACTTTTGTGCCCACATAGCGGTCAAGCTGGAACAAAATGTAGGCAAACTTACCAACAGTAAGCGGTTGTTCTCCCTCAAATTCCAGACCGATACCCTTTGCAATTTTCAAAAATAAATCTTTAGAGCCGGTTGCTTCGATACCCTCGTAGCCGACCTTGGAACGGGTAAATTTCTGATCCTGCTTTGCCGCGCGCATTGCCGCACCGGTCAGCCCTGCCAGTGCATCTGAAAGCGTTGCCTGTGCAGCCATTTTCTCTTCAGTGTAATCTGCGCACCCAAGATACGCGTCTGCCACATAAGCCCATCTTTTGCCGTCTGTGGTATCAACCGCTCCTTTCGGATAGGTGGTAACAAGCGGATTGGATTCGCCAAATTCATATCTCGTTATTGCTTTGGCTAATTCCATATTTGTCATGGGCTTTAATACATCATTCTGTACTGTATCCAAAACGCCCGAGCCATTCAAAACCAACAGAAGTGTCTGGTCGTCAACATGCGGTCTTAAAGTGTTAACACCAATGGTCAAACCTTCACTGCGCTGAATAAGTGTTGCAGCTTCCGCGCGGGTCAGCGTGTCCTTTAAACGTAAGTTTACACCGTCATCCCCAATCATAAGACCTGTAGAGTATGCCCACGCAACTGATTTGCGGTTATCCCATTGACCGGTAATTGCACAGGACGCCTCCGCATTTTCGGGACTGCCGTTTCTCGCCCACAAAAGGTCAATAACTTCCCCTCTTAAAATCGGCTGTTCCGGCAAAAATTTATTGTCTTTCACTTCCATGCCCGAAGCCATGATGTACTTATAGCCCCAATGGGTTTCGTCCACATCTTCAAAGGGTGTTTCCCGTACAACCGGACCTTCCCCAATCATTTTAACAAATTCCGCACGGGTTACCACATTGGCAGGTCGGAATGAGCCATCCTCATAGCCGTTGATCACACCTTTCGATGCCACGTGCTGTACAGCTCCGTACGCCCAGTGATCCTGCGGCAAATCAAAGAATTCTGCCGCGGATGCAGTAACTGTGCCAAGCATCATACCTGTCGCAAGCACTAAACTTATCAATCTTTTCATGTCTGTTCCTTCTTTCTTTTTATGTTTATTTTATAGTGGAGTCATTGTTTTTATAACTGCAAAGTATCCTTAACCAAATCCACAGCATCTTTGGAGATGTTACAGCCTAAGGCATAGACAGGTGTGGACGAAAGCACATCGCTCACCACCGAAAGACCCGTCTGGAACTGTTCGGAAAACTCCGGAATTTTTGCTTCGGAAAGCATTTTCTTCAGGGCATCCATCCCCCTTATCCGTTCGATTTTGTTATCGGGCGACTGATACAAAAACACAATAGCTTTAAGCGGAAGCTGTTGATTGAGATTCAACTCCGACTTACCGCTCCAGGGTGTTCCGCATACATACGCGACCCCGTTTTCCACATACAACGCAGGCGTATCGTCATTGAGCCTTTCTGCATTATAATATTGTTCCCACAGCTCTGCATGGGTGGACTTTCCTGTGCCGGAGGGCGCAGAAAAGCATACTCCAACCCCATTAAAGGCAATCGCAGAAGAGTGAAACACCACTCTTTTTCGATTCAGCGCCATATAAGCAAATGCTTCGCCGATGTAGCTGTGAAGCCTAGTCTCTAAATCGAGACCGCCCACACTTTCCATGTCATAAATCTCTACTGTACACAAAGAAAAATCTGAATTGAAATCCATGCGCACCGTGTATTCTGAAAAGAAATCCAATGTATTCAAAAGGGTGATCCCCTCACTTGTTTTCACACACAAAAATCCGCGTACCGTGCCGATTATCTCTCCTTCCGGACAAGTAATCGCAGGCACGACACGGTAAAAAATCTCAAAATCTGCCCGACCCTCTTCGGTTTTATACGCCGAAAGACGGTGGCACACATACCGGCTGTTGCCGTCTGCATCCGTTTCTTTAATGCCCCGTGCTGTATTTTCAATCACGGGCTTATTTGCAAGCTGTTGCTCAACTTGTTCTTTGGTAAATACCTGTAAAAGAGAAGCATCGGGAGAGAATTGCTCCCCCGATGCATCAATTTCATTGAATTCGTTGGAGGCATTTTGTCTTTTATAGCAAAGCCCTTTAAGGTCTGCGATATAGGAAACCGGAACCGGCTCCATACGGCTTTCACCGTGAATCTTAACCTTAATACCTGCTATACTGTAAAACATCTGCCTTTTCTCCAACTTAAATTTGTTATCCCTTATCAGGATCTGATATATCTGGAACCAACCAGCTGGCTAACAACTTCGTTGTTCTCAAGAACATACTTTTCCAAAGTTGCAGCATCCTGTGTACCCAGGTTATAACGAGTCTTCGGGATAGAAACTGCGATAGCTTCCTGTGTGAACAGTTCGGCTTCCGCAATCATGGGTTTAACATAGTTTTTCATAATTTGCGTCTCCTTTCGTGTTCACCTTACTGAATATATTTTGTTTCAGATACCACTTCATCTGCGTATGCTTTGATAGCGGTACCTGCAAGAGCTTCGATATCTGCAGCGTCATCGCTGTAGAGTTCAACTGCATAAGCACCCTTGTAATTAATGTCGTCAGAACCATCGCTTACTGCCAAAGCCTTATAGTTGTCTGTGTCAACTGTAATACCGCATTCGGAGTAGTCACCGGTAGCACGTGCAAAAGCAGTGATAGAGTTTTCGGTCTGAACAACCTTACCCAAGGTAACTACAACATCGGAGTAAACATCAATACCGGTTACAGTATCCAAAGCAGGTACATATCCGCCGGTTCTGCCGGTTGCATAGCCTCTAGCGTTATCCATCTGTTCGAGAACTTTGTCAGCCATAGCGTCTTTTGCCAAAGCAACCATGAAGTCGAAACGCAAAACGGAACTTGCGTTGTTTCTGATAGCAATTGTGTTTTCACCTGCGTTCAAAGCAACGTCAACGGTTGCAATACAACCAGGATCACCTTCACCACCGGAGATTTCGGAATACATGGTCGAAGCAACAAAAGAACCGCCGTTCACTGCAACTTTAGGAACACGAGTAGTTTGATATGCACCAATACGGAATGCTAAGGTGTAGGTACCTGCAACGGGTACGTTAAGGGTAGTATCCATAGAGTTGCTGGAACCAACATGCATGATCCAGTCCTGGCCTGAACCATAGTTTACAGGAATGGTGTATTCTGTAGCATCATCCAATTCTGCTTCTTGACCTTTAAAAAGCTCTTTGATAACCGCATATTCAGCAGCGGATACGTTATCCGCATTGGTGGAGCCACCGTCATAAGCAACGGAACCATTTTCACCCGGTGTTCCAGCCAGAACCTTTTTGATAACAGCACCGGTCAGAATCATGTTTGCGGTTTTAGCTTCGGTTGTTTTGTACCAAGCTTTTAAGGCGTCACCATAAGAATTGTTGTTGTCGTCAGCAGAGAACTGTCTTGCGTTCAAGAAGCCGACAGTACCGGACTGTGCACCGGTGTTGCTGGATACGAAGTGTGTTCCCTTTTCCAAGGTTTCGGGCATTGCATCGATGATGGATGCTGCGGTAACGATAGGCGCATAGTAACCAATGTTGATGATGGTGTCTTTGGTCAAAGCTTCAAATACATAGATTTCATCAGTATCTTTGATTGCGAAGTCAACTTCAGCACCGTCAACCAATACGTATGCAACCTTGTCAGAGGTAGAACCTGCCAGAGTTACAGCGGTAGCTTCGCCTTCTTCTGCCAAAAGTTCCATGTTTGCTGCGAGCGGTTCGGAAACGATACCGTTTTCCACAACGTTTGCACCGGAAGCAGCCTTTACCTTACCGGATTCTGTAGCTGCAGTCCAGGTATCAGCACCAACATAGATTTTGTCGGTTTCGATAGCATCAGCAGTTGTGGTGTAGCCGAATTCAACAGCTGTGTTGTTGCCAACGTTTACCTGATCGATGGCTTTAATCTTTGCATCTGTTGTAGCGGCTAAAGAAGTGTTGTCGGTTACGAGATAAGTAACCATGCTTTCTTCATCGAGGCCGGTAACCTGTGTTTCAACGTTTACTGTATCGCCGTCATAGCGAGTAAAAGATGTCACAGAAGCGGCCATTGCGCTGAGACCGGTGCTCATTGTCAGAATCACAACAAGAGCCACGGCAAGAAGTTTCATAGCGCATGATTTCTTCATTTAGAATCCCTCCAAATTTTTTGAGTTTTGCTATGTACTCAACCTTCTTTTCTGCCTAAATCAATTGTCATGTCGGAAAATTCGAAAGCTTTATCCCGATGAGATATCAGGATGATGGTGCGTCCCATCTCTTTCAGGTTTTCCAGAACCTTTTTTTCAGTCTCGCAATCCAATGCAGAAGTTCCTTCATCCATGAGCAAAATTTCCGCATCAGCATACAACGCTCTGGCAATAGCTACACGCTGTCCTTCACCCTCGGACAAGCCGTATCCGTTTTCCCCAAGCTCTGTATGGAATCCCTGCGGGAGTGACTGAATAAGACCCCACAGTTCAGCCTGTTTCGCACTTTTCTCTAACCTTTCGGAATTAACCGGATTCCCAAAGGCGATATTCTGTGCTATTGTGCCTGACATAAGAAGGTTAACCTGCGGAACATAGGCAAACATGCTGCGCGTTCCGGAATGTAGCGCGCATCTTGTTCCATCCTCCTTAAGCAGAGCTATTTCTCCGCTCCCGGGTGTTTCAAACCCGAGAAGCAATTTAAATAATGTGCTTTTTCCGATTCCGGACTCGCCGGCGACAGTAACCACACTGCCCCGCGGTACGGTTGCGGAAAAATTATTTAAAATGCTTATTCCTTCATATGCGAAGGAAACGCATGAGAAATCGATTGCGCTCCAGTCGGATTGCGGTAAAACGGGCGGTAAGTCCGTTTCCAGGTTTTGCAGTTCCTCAATTCGCTCAAGCGATGCCGATGCGGCATACCACTGCGGAACGAGCGAGGAAATGCTCCGAACCGGAGATTCGATTTGTCCTATAAGATTCAAAATCGCAAGCAATGTACCAAAAGTCATTGCACCGACCGAAATCTTATAGGCACCCCAACCAAGTGCCGCGTAGTAACCTGCGGTTACCGCTAAGAAAAACATGGTTGAGGTCATGATGGAAAACATATTCTTCTCTTTCTGCCGACTAAAGCTTGCCTGCTGATAGTCTTCCATCTGTTTTGCGAAAAATTTCTCTTTCACAAAGGTTTTGATTACCGTAAGCGCCCCAAAGGCTTCTATCAGGAAGGAACGGATTTTCCCTTCGCTTTCTAAGTATCCCTTATGCATTTTTTTAAGCTTTCTGCGGAAAATTCCGCCTGCCAAAAACATAAAGGGTGTTAATATCAAACATAAAACAGCAATTTGTGCGTCCAACTTAAACAGTGCCCAGAGGCAAAGCAGAAGCCGTACCGAAAGGGCAATGGCTGCCGGAACAATGTCCACAACCGCCGAAACCACCACACCGGTGTCGCTGTTGATGCGGTTAATCAGCTCGCCCGTCTGCATTTTTTCGATTTCGTTCAGCTTCTTATTTAAAAGCTCCGAAAACAACAAAGAACGCAGATACATTTCGATTTTACCTGCCGCAATTACATAAAAGCGGGAATTTAAAATCTGAATTACAAGCTGTAATACCACCAGTACCATTAAAATGATAATGGCAGAAACTATATCTCCCTGCACCTCGCCTGCCGCTACGTCCACTACGGTTTTAGAGGCAAATGCAAACCATACGCCTACCACCGAGCCGACTGTACCAAGCAGAGTCAGTAACAGTAAATACCATTTAAATCGCCCACAAAGGCTGAAAAACGAATGGGTTTTAAGCTTTGCGAACACGTTTTAACCACCTTTTCAATGCTACGCCTGTCCGGGTCAGCGGGGCACGCACATAAAAGAGCTTCACCCACAAAACGCTGTACACCTTAAAGCAAAAAGCACTACAAGAAAACGTTTTGCCCTTTCTTACACCCGAAACGGCTTTTGCCAGAATCTGTGACGGATAGATGGGATACTCTTTTTCAAGCTCCCCGTCCCCTGCCAACACAAAGGCATCTTTTTTTCTGCCCACAATGCGGTGCAACACGAAGCTTCCGTTTTCTCTTCTATATAATACGATATCGTATTTACGATATTTGTCGGATTTCCTGACCGTTATTTTATCTCTGCCACTTAAG
It encodes the following:
- a CDS encoding S24 family peptidase, whose product is MKIIEKEMAQLVAVINEPLEEGKEAAFTVRGNSMWPLLLSGRDKITVRKSDKYRKYDIVLYRRENGSFVLHRIVGRKKDAFVLAGDGELEKEYPIYPSQILAKAVSGVRKGKTFSCSAFCFKVYSVLWVKLFYVRAPLTRTGVALKRWLKRVRKA
- a CDS encoding S-layer homology domain-containing protein produces the protein MKRLISLVLATGMMLGTVTASAAEFFDLPQDHWAYGAVQHVASKGVINGYEDGSFRPANVVTRAEFVKMIGEGPVVRETPFEDVDETHWGYKYIMASGMEVKDNKFLPEQPILRGEVIDLLWARNGSPENAEASCAITGQWDNRKSVAWAYSTGLMIGDDGVNLRLKDTLTRAEAATLIQRSEGLTIGVNTLRPHVDDQTLLLVLNGSGVLDTVQNDVLKPMTNMELAKAITRYEFGESNPLVTTYPKGAVDTTDGKRWAYVADAYLGCADYTEEKMAAQATLSDALAGLTGAAMRAAKQDQKFTRSKVGYEGIEATGSKDLFLKIAKGIGLEFEGEQPLTVGKFAYILFQLDRYVGTKVSYVNSVAVNESVEMHAADYPANMAEYPVILESIPKHIYEAPFAIAGENDYDFTREYHSVFHGVLTRWAQSVSVKGCKIQFTYYPSMVKHCGDDRYIMRVKMTVDGDPMRKTLGYVFKEQYEGETDFPLGEMYLDIYTKERLTTNIYDTENLVIKSVLK
- a CDS encoding ABC transporter ATP-binding protein yields the protein MFAKLKTHSFFSLCGRFKWYLLLLTLLGTVGSVVGVWFAFASKTVVDVAAGEVQGDIVSAIIILMVLVVLQLVIQILNSRFYVIAAGKIEMYLRSLLFSELLNKKLNEIEKMQTGELINRINSDTGVVVSAVVDIVPAAIALSVRLLLCLWALFKLDAQIAVLCLILTPFMFLAGGIFRRKLKKMHKGYLESEGKIRSFLIEAFGALTVIKTFVKEKFFAKQMEDYQQASFSRQKEKNMFSIMTSTMFFLAVTAGYYAALGWGAYKISVGAMTFGTLLAILNLIGQIESPVRSISSLVPQWYAASASLERIEELQNLETDLPPVLPQSDWSAIDFSCVSFAYEGISILNNFSATVPRGSVVTVAGESGIGKSTLFKLLLGFETPGSGEIALLKEDGTRCALHSGTRSMFAYVPQVNLLMSGTIAQNIAFGNPVNSERLEKSAKQAELWGLIQSLPQGFHTELGENGYGLSEGEGQRVAIARALYADAEILLMDEGTSALDCETEKKVLENLKEMGRTIILISHRDKAFEFSDMTIDLGRKEG